A genomic region of Chloracidobacterium sp. contains the following coding sequences:
- a CDS encoding DNA-3-methyladenine glycosylase I encodes MDERCTWPKNDLAIKYHDEEWGVPCHDDAKLFEFIILEGAQAGLSWDTILRKRENYRKAFDGFDVQKVARYTDKRIEKLLLDPGIIRNRQKVAAAVKNAKAFIAIQREFGSFDKYIWAFIGNKPIVNRCKVDTDIAAKTEMSDRISADLKKRGFSFVGSTIIYAHMQATGMVNDHLTDCFRHKECR; translated from the coding sequence ATGGACGAACGCTGCACCTGGCCAAAAAATGACCTCGCGATCAAGTATCACGACGAGGAATGGGGCGTGCCGTGTCATGACGACGCGAAGCTCTTTGAATTCATCATCCTCGAGGGTGCGCAGGCCGGGCTGAGTTGGGACACGATCCTGCGGAAACGCGAGAACTATCGCAAGGCGTTCGACGGCTTTGATGTCCAGAAGGTCGCGCGATACACGGACAAACGGATCGAAAAACTGCTGCTCGATCCCGGCATCATTCGCAACCGGCAAAAGGTCGCGGCGGCGGTGAAGAATGCAAAGGCGTTTATCGCGATACAAAGGGAATTCGGCTCGTTCGACAAGTACATCTGGGCGTTTATTGGCAACAAACCGATCGTGAACCGCTGCAAGGTCGATACCGACATCGCGGCAAAGACTGAGATGTCCGACCGCATCAGCGCGGACCTCAAGAAACGCGGCTTTTCATTCGTCGGCTCGACCATCATCTACGCCCATATGCAGGCGACGGGAATGGTCAACGATCACCTAACAGATTGTTTTCGACATAAGGAGTGCCGATAG